In Yersinia enterocolitica subsp. enterocolitica, one DNA window encodes the following:
- the hypE gene encoding hydrogenase expression/formation protein HypE, which produces MNKQEITLAHGSGGRAMQSLIESLFLAAFSNPALNEREDQARIALADLVAQGDRLAVSTDSYVIDPIFFPGGDIGKLAVCGTANDVAVSGATPRYLSCGFILEEGLPMASLERIVYSMAATAQQAGIQIVTGDTKVVQRGAADKIFINTTGIGVIPADIQWGTAMIRAGDRIVVSGTLGDHGATILNLREGLGLEAELTSDCALLAPLIAPLRHITGVRALRDATRGGVTAILHEFAAASGCGMEINEADLPLKPAVRGICELLGLDALNFANEGKLVLVVSPEAQDAVLAELQRHPLGRDAAVIGQVTENKQVRLCGAFGVSRKLDLPLDEPLPRIC; this is translated from the coding sequence ATGAATAAACAAGAGATTACCTTGGCACACGGCAGTGGCGGGCGGGCAATGCAGAGCTTGATCGAATCTCTGTTTTTGGCGGCGTTCTCTAACCCGGCACTGAATGAGCGGGAAGATCAGGCGCGTATTGCGCTGGCGGATCTGGTTGCACAGGGGGATCGACTGGCGGTATCGACCGACAGCTATGTGATTGATCCTATTTTCTTTCCCGGCGGCGACATCGGCAAACTGGCGGTGTGCGGCACGGCCAATGATGTGGCGGTGAGTGGCGCGACTCCGCGCTATCTTTCCTGTGGTTTTATTCTGGAAGAAGGGCTACCGATGGCTTCTCTGGAGCGCATTGTGTATTCAATGGCGGCCACCGCACAGCAAGCGGGTATTCAGATAGTCACCGGCGATACCAAAGTGGTTCAGCGCGGCGCGGCGGATAAGATCTTTATCAATACCACCGGCATCGGCGTGATCCCAGCAGATATCCAGTGGGGAACGGCGATGATCCGTGCGGGCGATCGGATCGTTGTCAGCGGCACCTTAGGTGATCATGGCGCAACCATCCTAAATCTACGCGAAGGTTTGGGGCTGGAGGCGGAACTGACCAGTGATTGCGCGCTACTGGCACCGTTGATTGCGCCACTACGCCATATTACCGGTGTGCGGGCGTTGCGTGATGCCACTCGTGGTGGGGTTACGGCAATTCTGCACGAATTCGCCGCCGCCAGCGGCTGTGGCATGGAAATCAACGAAGCGGATTTACCATTAAAACCGGCGGTACGCGGCATTTGCGAATTACTCGGGCTGGATGCACTCAACTTTGCCAATGAGGGCAAGCTGGTGCTGGTGGTCTCACCTGAGGCGCAAGATGCTGTTTTAGCTGAATTACAGCGCCACCCACTCGGCCGTGATGCCGCCGTTATCGGGCAGGTGACCGAGAATAAACAGGTGCGATTATGTGGCGCATTTGGCGTTTCACGTAAACTGGATTTGCCGTTGGATGAGCCGCTACCTCGAATCTGCTGA
- the hypD gene encoding hydrogenase formation protein HypD, translating into MRYVDEFRDPALVSALLQRIENLLPQLADQQRLPLQIMEVCGGHTHAIFKFGLDQLLPEGLEFVHGPGCPVCVLPMGRIDSCLEIAAHPQVIFCTYGDAMRVPGRHGSMLDAKRRGADIRVVYSPLDALTLAQRHPDREVVFFGLGFETTMPATALTLQQAKRLGLSNFTVFCQHITIIPTLRSLLQQPDVRIDGFLAPGHVSMVIGTTPYDFICSQFNKPLVVTGFEPLDILQGLVMLLEQMVSGRCAVENQYRRIVPDSGNLLAQQALTEIFVTKERSEWRGLGEIADSGVQLSPAYQAFDAERRFTPQQQRVADDPRSRCGDVLTGRCKPDQCPLFGGECTPDNAFGALMVSSEGACSAYHQYR; encoded by the coding sequence ATGCGCTACGTTGATGAATTCCGCGATCCGGCACTGGTCAGTGCATTATTACAGCGGATCGAAAACTTATTGCCACAACTTGCCGATCAACAACGCTTGCCGCTGCAAATTATGGAAGTGTGTGGCGGCCACACGCACGCAATCTTCAAATTTGGTCTGGATCAACTGCTGCCAGAGGGTTTGGAATTTGTTCACGGGCCGGGTTGCCCGGTGTGTGTATTGCCGATGGGCCGTATCGACAGTTGTTTGGAAATTGCCGCTCACCCACAGGTGATTTTCTGCACTTACGGCGACGCCATGCGGGTGCCGGGGCGTCATGGCTCCATGCTGGATGCCAAGCGGCGCGGGGCAGATATTCGTGTGGTTTACTCGCCGCTGGATGCCCTGACATTGGCACAGCGCCATCCTGATCGCGAAGTGGTATTTTTCGGCCTCGGTTTTGAAACCACCATGCCTGCTACCGCCTTAACATTGCAACAAGCCAAACGGCTGGGGCTGAGCAACTTCACCGTGTTCTGCCAGCACATCACTATCATTCCTACCTTGCGCAGCCTGCTACAACAACCCGATGTGCGCATTGACGGTTTCCTCGCACCCGGCCATGTCAGCATGGTGATTGGTACTACGCCATACGACTTTATATGCAGCCAATTCAATAAACCGCTGGTGGTCACCGGCTTTGAGCCGCTGGATATTTTGCAAGGGCTGGTGATGCTGCTGGAGCAGATGGTCAGTGGGCGTTGTGCGGTAGAAAACCAATATCGGCGCATTGTGCCCGACAGCGGCAACCTGCTAGCGCAACAGGCGCTGACCGAGATATTTGTAACCAAAGAGCGCAGCGAGTGGCGTGGATTGGGCGAAATCGCCGATTCCGGTGTACAGCTTAGCCCGGCTTATCAGGCGTTTGATGCTGAGCGGCGCTTCACCCCGCAACAGCAACGAGTGGCCGATGATCCGCGATCCCGCTGCGGCGATGTATTGACCGGTCGTTGCAAACCGGATCAATGCCCGCTGTTTGGTGGCGAATGCACGCCAGATAATGCATTTGGGGCGCTGATGGTTTCCTCCGAAGGGGCTTGCTCTGCTTATCATCAATACCGATAG
- the hybG gene encoding hydrogenase maturation factor HybG, with translation MCLGVPGKIVAVGEDIHQLAWVEVSGVKREINIALVCDESPSDLLGQWVLVHVGFAMSLLDEEEAQQTLAALAHMQAVGLDLDDVASEANDALR, from the coding sequence ATGTGCTTAGGCGTACCCGGCAAAATAGTGGCGGTGGGGGAAGATATCCATCAACTGGCATGGGTGGAAGTGAGCGGTGTCAAACGTGAAATCAATATCGCGTTGGTGTGCGACGAGTCACCGTCTGACCTGCTCGGCCAATGGGTATTGGTGCATGTCGGGTTTGCTATGAGCTTGCTTGATGAAGAAGAAGCCCAGCAAACACTGGCGGCGTTAGCGCATATGCAGGCCGTTGGGCTGGATCTGGATGATGTCGCCAGCGAGGCTAATGATGCGCTACGTTGA
- the hypB gene encoding hydrogenase nickel incorporation protein HypB: MCTTCGCASGERKIEGDDNHQHDDHHHAHHDDHHHHHHDDGHHHDHHHHDQHESDAPTQKIQHKHKHKYVAKGTQPVIVHHHYYYHQGDVHHHYHGKAPEPMATIESEDTEPDDTDAPTTEPFTPQVHADKLGLHYGQGEAGGHAPGMGQRRLLQIEQDVLSKNNQLASHNREHFVEQHILALNLVSSPGSGKTTLLTTTLQLLAGQVPCAVIEGDQQTTHDAERIRATGVPAIQVNTGKGCHLDAQMVHDAAHRLNLSNDSLLFIENVGNLVCPASFDLGERHKVAVLSVTEGEDKPLKYPHMFAASTLMIINKIDLLPYLDFDIEQCINYARQVNPDIQVIALSASSGEGMDLWLEWLEAQRCA; the protein is encoded by the coding sequence ATGTGTACGACTTGTGGTTGCGCCAGCGGCGAGAGAAAGATCGAGGGCGACGACAATCATCAACATGATGATCACCACCACGCCCACCATGACGATCACCACCATCATCATCACGATGACGGCCACCACCACGATCATCACCACCATGACCAGCACGAAAGTGATGCCCCGACGCAAAAGATTCAGCATAAACATAAACACAAATATGTTGCCAAGGGGACACAGCCAGTGATTGTTCATCACCACTACTATTACCATCAGGGCGATGTTCACCATCACTATCATGGCAAAGCGCCAGAACCGATGGCAACCATTGAATCTGAGGACACCGAACCCGATGACACAGACGCCCCCACCACAGAGCCTTTCACTCCGCAAGTTCATGCTGACAAGCTGGGGCTGCATTATGGGCAGGGTGAAGCCGGTGGCCATGCGCCGGGCATGGGGCAGCGCCGTTTGTTGCAAATCGAGCAAGATGTGCTGAGCAAAAATAATCAGTTAGCCAGCCATAACCGTGAGCATTTTGTCGAGCAACATATTTTGGCGCTGAATTTGGTTTCCAGCCCCGGTTCTGGCAAAACCACGCTGTTGACCACCACTTTGCAACTGCTGGCTGGGCAAGTGCCTTGCGCGGTGATTGAAGGTGATCAGCAAACGACTCATGATGCCGAACGCATTCGCGCCACCGGTGTTCCGGCGATTCAGGTCAATACCGGTAAAGGCTGCCATCTGGATGCGCAGATGGTGCATGATGCTGCCCACCGCCTGAATCTCAGCAATGACAGCCTGTTGTTTATTGAGAATGTTGGTAATTTGGTGTGTCCCGCCAGTTTTGATCTCGGCGAACGCCATAAAGTGGCGGTGCTTTCGGTGACGGAAGGCGAAGATAAACCGCTGAAATACCCTCATATGTTTGCCGCCTCCACCCTAATGATTATCAATAAAATCGACCTGCTGCCGTACCTGGATTTTGATATCGAACAGTGCATTAATTATGCCCGTCAGGTGAATCCGGATATTCAGGTCATTGCGTTGTCAGCCAGTAGCGGTGAGGGGATGGATTTGTGGCTGGAATGGCTGGAGGCACAGCGATGTGCTTAG
- the hypA gene encoding hydrogenase maturation nickel metallochaperone HypA, producing MHEISLCLSTLELIEKQARLNGATRITAVWLEIGALSCIEESALRFSFEAASRKTLAENCQLHLSYMPAVAWCWECSNSVAIERHDAGCPHCGSHALQVESGSNLQVKQIEVE from the coding sequence ATGCATGAAATCAGTTTGTGTCTCAGCACGTTGGAGCTGATTGAAAAACAGGCGCGGCTTAACGGTGCTACACGGATAACCGCGGTCTGGCTGGAAATTGGCGCGCTCTCCTGTATTGAAGAGAGCGCCTTACGCTTCAGTTTCGAAGCCGCCAGCCGCAAAACACTGGCCGAAAATTGCCAATTGCATCTCAGCTACATGCCCGCAGTGGCCTGGTGCTGGGAGTGCAGCAACAGCGTTGCCATTGAACGGCATGATGCCGGGTGCCCGCATTGCGGCAGCCATGCTCTGCAAGTAGAGAGTGGCAGCAATTTGCAGGTGAAACAGATAGAAGTGGAATAA
- the hybE gene encoding hydrogenase-2 assembly chaperone: MFDVIAGHEQNPAALLEQVFGQVAADEMRGLPFYRDHIPLRACGFQLFEQQWIGALLTPWMLSLVVLPGPQQSWQRRAVGERLMLALPCGSISFIVSEIDFTVSEIAGCGQYLSRSLMSPLDTSLSAERALQLAEQSARMALSLPVMDADAPANPRRRALFNKVSQIKNQHA, from the coding sequence ATGTTTGATGTCATTGCCGGTCATGAACAAAATCCAGCGGCATTGCTGGAACAGGTTTTCGGCCAGGTGGCTGCCGATGAAATGCGCGGCTTACCCTTTTACCGTGACCACATTCCGCTGCGCGCCTGCGGATTTCAGTTATTTGAGCAGCAATGGATCGGCGCGTTATTGACCCCGTGGATGCTGAGTTTAGTGGTATTACCAGGGCCGCAGCAGAGCTGGCAACGTCGTGCGGTGGGGGAGCGCCTGATGCTGGCACTTCCTTGCGGCAGCATTAGTTTTATTGTCAGCGAAATAGATTTTACCGTCAGCGAAATCGCCGGTTGCGGCCAGTATTTGAGCCGCTCATTGATGTCACCGCTGGACACCTCGCTCAGTGCTGAACGGGCGTTACAACTGGCGGAGCAAAGTGCGCGTATGGCGCTCTCACTGCCGGTGATGGATGCCGATGCTCCTGCCAACCCACGGCGGCGGGCTTTGTTTAACAAAGTTAGCCAAATAAAGAATCAGCATGCATGA
- a CDS encoding HyaD/HybD family hydrogenase maturation endopeptidase: protein MGILVLGIGNLLLSDEAVGVRIVEALEQRFHIPPELDVLDGGTAGLELMEAMANREHLIVADAVLTGQPPGSVAVLRDKEIPAMFSRKVSPHQLGLCDVLMALQLTDEFPRQLTLVGVVPESLAPNIGLTPTVTRAIEPALEQILVALHASGITLKAREESHV from the coding sequence ATGGGGATTTTGGTATTAGGTATAGGTAATTTATTACTCAGTGATGAAGCTGTCGGTGTGCGAATTGTTGAAGCGCTGGAGCAGCGCTTTCACATCCCACCGGAGCTTGACGTGCTGGATGGTGGCACTGCTGGGCTGGAACTGATGGAAGCTATGGCGAACCGCGAGCATTTGATTGTGGCTGATGCGGTGCTAACCGGGCAACCACCGGGCAGTGTTGCGGTACTGCGCGATAAAGAGATCCCGGCGATGTTTAGCCGCAAAGTGTCACCGCATCAGTTGGGGTTATGTGATGTGCTGATGGCGCTGCAATTGACCGATGAGTTCCCGCGCCAGCTGACTCTGGTGGGGGTGGTACCCGAATCACTGGCACCGAATATCGGCCTGACGCCAACGGTCACGCGGGCCATAGAGCCAGCGCTGGAACAGATTCTGGTGGCATTACATGCTAGTGGGATCACCCTCAAGGCACGAGAAGAAAGTCATGTTTGA
- the hybC gene encoding hydrogenase 2 large subunit: MSQRITIDPVTRIEGHLRIDCEIEDGKVIKAWSSGTMWRGMEEILQGNDPRDAWMIVQRICGVCTTIHAIASVRAVENALGMEVPVNAQHIRNLILAAHSIHDHIVHFYQLSALDWVDVTSALQASPQKAAAMLSGLSSWPLNSAEEFTRVQQKIKDLVASGQLGIFANGYWGHPAMALPPEVNLIAVAHYLQALECQRDANRIVAVLGGKTPHIQNLAVGGVANPINLDMPSVLNLERLMLVKSFIDRLGSFIEQVYKVDTAVIAAHYPNWLNLGKGADDYLSVPELPTDRKGETFLLPGGYLEKGAFRPIANHNDPYLIEGIAESGKHAWYQDDEPLAPWEGKTNPNYTGWQEDGKYSWVKAPTFYGKTVEVGPLAWLMCGLAAGHVPTKQHFTDIGAAYQKLSGQAITAEQLPSTLGRIIGRAVHCCVLHETLAQQWTALVTNIGTGDIETFIKPDIPLSGEIRGVGFEEAPRGMLSHWVVIKDGKIANYQAVVPSTWNAGPRNYNDEPGPYEQALVGTPVADPAKPLEVVRTIHSFDPCMSCAVHIVDTTGNEVTKVKVL, from the coding sequence ATGAGCCAACGCATCACCATTGATCCCGTCACCCGTATTGAGGGGCACCTGCGGATCGACTGCGAAATTGAGGACGGCAAAGTCATTAAAGCCTGGTCCTCCGGCACCATGTGGCGTGGCATGGAAGAAATTTTACAAGGCAATGATCCGCGCGATGCCTGGATGATTGTGCAGCGCATTTGCGGCGTCTGTACCACCATTCATGCCATTGCTTCGGTGCGGGCAGTGGAAAATGCATTAGGGATGGAAGTGCCGGTTAATGCGCAGCATATCCGTAATTTGATTCTGGCCGCGCACAGTATTCATGACCATATCGTGCATTTCTATCAACTCTCGGCACTGGATTGGGTGGATGTCACTTCGGCACTGCAAGCCTCACCACAAAAAGCGGCTGCGATGCTGAGTGGCTTGTCCAGTTGGCCGCTAAACAGCGCGGAAGAGTTCACCCGGGTGCAGCAGAAAATCAAAGATTTGGTCGCCAGCGGGCAGTTAGGTATTTTTGCCAACGGCTATTGGGGCCATCCGGCGATGGCATTGCCGCCAGAGGTCAATTTGATTGCGGTGGCACATTATCTGCAAGCGCTGGAGTGCCAGCGCGATGCCAACCGTATAGTGGCGGTGCTCGGCGGCAAAACACCGCATATTCAGAATCTGGCAGTGGGTGGGGTTGCCAACCCTATTAATCTGGATATGCCAAGTGTGCTCAATCTGGAACGCCTGATGTTGGTGAAATCCTTTATTGACCGGCTGGGCAGCTTTATTGAGCAGGTTTATAAGGTCGATACCGCGGTGATCGCCGCTCACTATCCGAACTGGCTCAATTTGGGCAAAGGGGCGGATGACTACCTTAGCGTGCCGGAGCTGCCAACCGATCGTAAAGGGGAAACCTTCCTGTTGCCGGGGGGATATCTGGAAAAGGGGGCTTTCCGCCCGATAGCCAATCACAACGATCCGTACTTGATAGAAGGTATCGCCGAGAGCGGCAAACACGCCTGGTATCAGGACGACGAACCGCTGGCACCGTGGGAGGGGAAAACCAACCCGAATTACACCGGCTGGCAGGAAGATGGCAAATATTCGTGGGTAAAAGCACCGACTTTCTACGGCAAAACAGTGGAAGTGGGGCCGCTGGCGTGGCTCATGTGCGGGCTGGCCGCCGGACATGTACCGACTAAACAGCATTTCACTGACATCGGTGCGGCTTACCAAAAACTGAGCGGGCAGGCCATTACCGCCGAACAATTACCATCGACTCTGGGGCGCATTATTGGCCGTGCGGTGCATTGCTGTGTGCTGCATGAAACCTTGGCCCAGCAATGGACGGCACTGGTCACCAATATTGGTACTGGTGATATCGAAACCTTTATCAAGCCAGATATTCCTTTGAGCGGCGAAATCCGTGGTGTGGGCTTTGAAGAAGCGCCGCGCGGCATGTTGTCGCACTGGGTGGTTATCAAGGATGGCAAAATTGCCAACTATCAGGCGGTGGTGCCATCAACCTGGAACGCTGGCCCTCGCAATTATAATGATGAGCCGGGGCCATACGAGCAAGCGCTGGTGGGGACACCGGTTGCAGATCCTGCCAAACCACTCGAAGTGGTGCGGACCATTCACTCATTCGACCCGTGTATGTCCTGTGCTGTACATATTGTTGATACAACGGGCAACGAAGTGACCAAAGTCAAGGTGCTGTGA
- the hybB gene encoding Ni/Fe-hydrogenase cytochrome b subunit codes for MTMHKSSPLGGRLVSWPVMLLAPFVVLCALLIVKRLVLGLGSVSDLNGGFPWGIWIAFDLLVGTGLACGGWALAWAVYVFNRGEYHPLVRPALLASLFGYALGGLSITIDVGRYWNLPYFFIPGHFNVNSVLFETAVCMTIYIGVMAVEFAPALFERLGWKVSLKRLNKVMFFVIALGALLPTMHQSSMGSLMIAAGAKIHPLWQSYEMLPLFSLLTAAILGFSIVIFEGSLVQAGLRGRGANEAPLFTRLTTIIDVFLLLFIVLRLGEVMVRHKTEYLWHFDRYAIAFWAEIVLMALPLLIFRIRRAREDSRLLFIGALCMISGGALWRLNYSLLAFNPGGGYNYFPTTSEILISIGFVAIEVCAYILLIRLLPVLPAHGQLHKNNQTEVKHEPTHHH; via the coding sequence ATGACGATGCATAAATCCAGCCCACTGGGTGGGCGGCTGGTCAGTTGGCCGGTGATGCTGTTAGCGCCTTTTGTCGTGCTGTGCGCGCTGTTGATTGTCAAACGTTTGGTACTGGGCTTAGGGTCGGTCAGTGACTTGAATGGCGGCTTCCCGTGGGGTATCTGGATTGCTTTCGACTTACTGGTCGGCACCGGTTTGGCGTGTGGCGGCTGGGCATTAGCCTGGGCGGTTTACGTGTTCAATCGGGGCGAATATCACCCGCTGGTGCGCCCGGCGCTACTCGCCAGTTTGTTTGGTTACGCGCTCGGTGGGCTTTCCATCACCATCGACGTGGGCCGTTACTGGAACTTGCCTTACTTCTTTATTCCCGGCCATTTCAACGTCAATTCGGTGCTATTCGAAACCGCCGTCTGTATGACCATTTATATCGGTGTGATGGCAGTGGAGTTTGCTCCGGCGCTGTTTGAACGGTTAGGGTGGAAAGTTTCGCTGAAGCGGCTGAACAAAGTGATGTTTTTTGTTATCGCGCTCGGTGCACTGTTGCCGACCATGCATCAGTCTTCAATGGGATCATTAATGATCGCCGCCGGTGCCAAGATCCATCCGTTATGGCAAAGCTACGAGATGTTGCCGCTGTTCTCCCTACTGACCGCCGCCATTTTGGGCTTCTCGATTGTTATTTTCGAAGGCTCGCTGGTACAGGCCGGATTACGGGGGCGGGGAGCCAATGAAGCGCCATTATTCACACGATTAACCACCATCATCGACGTCTTTTTACTGCTGTTTATCGTGCTACGTCTCGGTGAAGTTATGGTACGCCATAAGACCGAATATTTGTGGCATTTTGACCGCTATGCCATCGCTTTCTGGGCTGAAATTGTCCTGATGGCCTTGCCGCTACTGATCTTCCGTATTCGGCGGGCCAGAGAAGATAGCCGCTTACTGTTTATCGGGGCGCTCTGCATGATAAGTGGTGGGGCGCTGTGGCGGCTCAATTATTCACTCTTAGCCTTCAACCCCGGCGGCGGCTATAACTACTTTCCCACCACCAGTGAAATCCTGATCTCCATCGGCTTCGTTGCCATTGAGGTCTGTGCCTACATTTTATTGATTCGACTGTTGCCGGTGCTTCCTGCTCACGGACAGTTACATAAGAATAATCAGACAGAGGTAAAGCATGAGCCAACGCATCACCATTGA
- the hybA gene encoding hydrogenase 2 operon protein HybA, whose protein sequence is MNRRHFFKLASGGVLLAGLSPSTQAEVQNRPPIPGALSMLYDSTLCVGCQACVSKCQQVNHSELFDQGKSYASGNALWADNDKLSPYTNNIIQVWTSGAGIHKDQLEDGYAYIKKQCMHCVDPNCVSVCPVSALRKDAKTGIVHYDPDVCTGCRYCMVGCPFNVPKYDYHNPFGKIHKCELCNQKGVERLDKGGLPGCVEVCPTGAVIFGTREELLSEAQRRLTLKPGENYRFPRQTLSANDTYEHPVAHYDPHVYGEKEGGGTQVLVLAGIPTEKLDLPPLAELATGARSEHVQHTLYKGMILPLAVLAGVTALVHRNTRDERKDSDTDKHDNKDGHDDDA, encoded by the coding sequence GTGAACCGACGTCACTTTTTCAAACTAGCCTCCGGCGGCGTGCTGTTGGCGGGGCTTTCCCCCAGCACCCAGGCCGAGGTGCAAAATCGGCCACCGATCCCCGGCGCGCTGAGCATGTTGTATGACTCCACGTTATGTGTTGGTTGTCAGGCTTGTGTGAGTAAATGTCAGCAGGTCAATCATAGTGAATTGTTTGATCAGGGTAAAAGCTATGCCAGCGGTAACGCGCTTTGGGCGGATAATGACAAACTCAGCCCCTATACCAACAACATTATTCAGGTCTGGACCAGCGGCGCGGGTATTCATAAAGATCAATTGGAAGATGGCTACGCCTATATCAAAAAGCAATGCATGCACTGCGTTGATCCTAACTGTGTTTCCGTCTGCCCGGTTAGTGCGCTGCGCAAAGATGCTAAAACCGGCATTGTTCACTATGACCCGGATGTCTGCACCGGTTGCCGCTACTGCATGGTCGGCTGCCCGTTCAATGTGCCGAAATACGATTATCACAACCCGTTTGGCAAGATCCATAAATGTGAATTGTGCAACCAGAAGGGCGTCGAGCGGCTGGATAAAGGCGGCTTACCCGGTTGTGTCGAGGTCTGCCCGACTGGAGCGGTGATATTCGGCACCCGCGAGGAGTTATTGTCCGAGGCGCAGCGACGGTTGACGCTGAAACCGGGCGAGAATTATCGCTTCCCGCGCCAAACACTTAGCGCCAATGACACCTACGAGCATCCGGTTGCCCACTATGACCCGCATGTTTATGGTGAAAAAGAGGGCGGCGGCACTCAGGTATTAGTGCTGGCTGGCATTCCGACCGAGAAACTTGATTTGCCCCCTCTGGCAGAACTGGCGACTGGCGCGCGTTCTGAGCATGTCCAGCACACCTTATACAAAGGCATGATCCTACCGCTGGCGGTATTGGCGGGGGTTACCGCGTTGGTGCATCGCAATACCCGTGATGAGCGCAAAGACAGCGATACTGACAAGCACGATAATAAGGACGGCCATGATGACGATGCATAA
- the hybO gene encoding hydrogenase 2 small subunit, producing the protein MLSQHGVNRRDFMKLCAALAATMGLSSKAAAEIANTVSSPQRPPVIWIGAQECTGCTESLLRSTHPTIENLLLSVISMEYHEVLSAAFGEQAEENKHRAIEQYKGKYVLVVDGSIPLKDGGIYCMVAGKPIVEHIREAAEHAAAIIAIGSCSAWGGVPATGGNPTGAVSLQAALPGKTVINIPGCPPNPHNFLATVAHIITFGRPPALDSKNRPTFAYGRLIHENCERRPHFDAGRFARQFGDEGHRQGWCLYHLGCKGPETYGNCPTLEFCDVGGGIWPVGIGHPCYGCNEEGIGFTKGIAQLANVENPTPRAEKPLIHNTEGGEISTTATALLGGVVGLVAGVSLMTVRELGRQQKQRRKDDDHSSREE; encoded by the coding sequence ATGCTTTCCCAGCATGGCGTTAACCGTCGTGATTTTATGAAGCTTTGTGCTGCATTGGCGGCCACCATGGGTCTCAGTAGCAAGGCTGCCGCTGAAATTGCCAACACAGTCAGTTCACCCCAGCGCCCGCCGGTTATCTGGATTGGCGCTCAGGAGTGTACCGGTTGTACTGAATCACTGTTACGTTCAACTCACCCGACCATTGAGAACCTGCTGTTGAGTGTTATCTCAATGGAGTATCACGAAGTGCTCTCTGCTGCTTTTGGTGAGCAAGCGGAGGAGAATAAACACCGGGCCATCGAGCAGTACAAAGGAAAATATGTGCTGGTGGTGGATGGGTCGATTCCACTGAAAGACGGTGGAATTTACTGCATGGTGGCGGGTAAACCGATTGTTGAGCATATCCGTGAAGCCGCAGAACATGCGGCGGCCATTATTGCCATTGGTTCCTGTTCCGCCTGGGGCGGTGTGCCAGCGACCGGTGGGAACCCGACTGGTGCGGTGAGTTTGCAAGCGGCGCTACCGGGTAAAACGGTGATAAATATTCCCGGCTGTCCACCCAATCCACATAATTTCCTGGCAACAGTGGCCCATATCATTACCTTCGGGCGACCACCGGCATTGGACAGCAAAAACCGTCCGACCTTTGCTTATGGTCGCTTGATCCACGAAAACTGCGAGCGCCGACCACACTTTGATGCTGGCCGTTTTGCCCGTCAGTTTGGCGATGAAGGTCATCGGCAGGGCTGGTGCCTTTATCATCTCGGCTGCAAAGGGCCGGAGACCTACGGCAACTGCCCGACCCTGGAGTTCTGCGATGTTGGCGGCGGCATCTGGCCGGTGGGGATTGGGCACCCTTGCTATGGCTGTAATGAAGAAGGGATTGGCTTCACCAAAGGCATCGCCCAACTGGCGAATGTCGAGAACCCGACACCGCGTGCTGAAAAACCCCTCATTCATAATACAGAAGGCGGCGAGATTTCGACCACTGCGACGGCACTACTGGGTGGCGTGGTGGGATTGGTCGCCGGTGTCAGCCTGATGACGGTACGTGAACTGGGGCGGCAACAGAAGCAGCGCCGCAAAGATGACGATCACTCATCGCGGGAGGAATAG